The Hyphomonas sediminis genome contains a region encoding:
- a CDS encoding type II toxin-antitoxin system RelE/ParE family toxin: MTTLRITEDAQRDLTDIRTYTRREFGARQASLYMGHLKEGFKALRANPDIGFPIDHLKPGYRCFRVQRHAIFYMLIEGIIAVVAILHESQLPTRHLDQRSGD; encoded by the coding sequence ATGACGACGCTCCGCATTACGGAAGATGCCCAGCGCGATCTGACAGATATTCGGACCTACACTCGCCGCGAGTTCGGAGCGCGACAGGCTTCGCTCTATATGGGCCACCTCAAGGAAGGCTTCAAAGCGCTACGCGCCAATCCGGACATTGGGTTTCCTATCGATCATCTGAAGCCGGGCTATCGCTGCTTCCGCGTCCAGCGGCATGCCATCTTCTACATGCTGATTGAGGGTATAATCGCCGTTGTCGCCATCCTGCACGAAAGCCAACTTCCCACGCGCCACCTCGATCAAAGGTCCGGCGACTGA
- a CDS encoding ribbon-helix-helix domain-containing protein → MMRKTISMPDKMAIWITARIERGQFNNESEYFRDLVRRDQEEEARKAYLLSRLEAGAEQLGDGAYTDLNSDEDIDRIFAAEG, encoded by the coding sequence ATGATGCGCAAGACCATCTCCATGCCCGACAAGATGGCGATCTGGATCACGGCGCGAATTGAGCGTGGCCAGTTCAACAATGAGAGCGAATATTTCCGCGATCTCGTGCGCCGTGATCAGGAGGAGGAAGCACGCAAGGCCTACCTGCTTTCCCGTCTTGAAGCGGGGGCAGAGCAGCTTGGCGACGGCGCCTATACAGACCTGAACTCGGATGAAGATATCGACCGGATTTTCGCTGCCGAAGGCTGA
- a CDS encoding pirin family protein yields MNKKVLGRFGNNQGHWVGDGFPVRSLFSYHSLGQHASPFLLLDYGGPHVFEPTEHRRGVGQHPHRGFETVTIVYDGEVSHRDSAGNGGTIGPGDVQWMTAAGGIIHEEYHSSSFAKTGGPFKMVQLWVNLPSKDKMAPAGYQGILSSQIPVVDLPGHKGEARIIAGDLYGASGPARTFTPVNVWDVRLERDADFTLPLPEGHTTMLVVLGGHLTVNGTEQVGEAEVLLLSREGTDVTIHADGDTTLLVLTGEPLNEPIVGHGPFVMNTETEIRQAIDDFNSGRFERLPA; encoded by the coding sequence ATGAACAAGAAAGTTCTCGGCCGCTTTGGCAACAATCAGGGACATTGGGTCGGCGACGGCTTCCCCGTTCGCTCGCTGTTTTCCTACCATTCCCTGGGACAGCACGCGAGCCCGTTCCTCCTGCTCGACTATGGTGGCCCACACGTGTTCGAACCGACCGAGCATCGCCGGGGCGTTGGCCAGCATCCCCATCGCGGGTTTGAAACCGTGACTATCGTCTATGACGGGGAAGTCTCCCACCGGGACTCCGCCGGCAATGGCGGCACGATCGGCCCGGGAGACGTACAATGGATGACCGCCGCAGGTGGCATCATTCACGAAGAATACCACTCCTCTTCCTTTGCGAAGACGGGCGGCCCCTTCAAGATGGTGCAGCTTTGGGTGAACCTTCCGTCCAAGGACAAGATGGCACCTGCCGGCTATCAGGGTATTCTGTCCTCGCAGATCCCGGTGGTTGACCTGCCTGGCCATAAAGGCGAGGCCCGGATCATCGCCGGTGACCTCTATGGCGCGAGCGGCCCGGCCAGAACGTTCACTCCCGTGAACGTCTGGGATGTGCGGCTGGAACGGGACGCTGACTTCACCCTTCCCTTGCCGGAAGGCCACACCACGATGCTGGTCGTCCTGGGCGGCCATCTCACGGTCAATGGCACCGAGCAGGTCGGCGAAGCTGAAGTCCTACTTCTCAGCCGGGAGGGCACTGATGTCACTATCCATGCCGATGGCGACACCACCCTACTCGTCCTCACAGGCGAGCCTCTGAACGAACCGATTGTCGGCCACGGTCCCTTCGTCATGAATACCGAGACGGAAATCCGCCAGGCCATTGACGACTTCAATTCGGGCCGGTTCGAACGCCTGCCCGCCTGA
- a CDS encoding TonB-dependent receptor — MFDSTFLGRGLTARLLASSILATAIAVPAAMAGTVTGEVADSSGTRSLRGAEVTLVELNQSAEVGQDGSYRFVNVPAGTYTLRVRYPGAEEQTRVITLVDNAATVESFALAPRGAQGDTAVMDTVLVIGQQANLLNALARQRASDTVDTVLSRDAIGQFPDQNVAEALRRAPGLNVLNDQGEGRFVSVRGLDPNLNSASINGNRVLATGGDERAVALDVIPSELIESIEIKKSLTPDMDADTIGGSIEINTTSAFDRKKDLFSMSFEGSYNDLNGKTSPKGSIDFIKLIGDRVGLSGGFSYYDRQFSTDNIEMDGWQDDGYAEDLEYRDYDVRRERYGFTLGADFRATENTNLYVRGLYSKFDDTELRRRLVFGFDEPTSIDGNSASFDSADGRIQVRRDLKDRREIQTIRTVSAGGETVSGPWTVNYDIAYSEADQTEDGSLDPMRFQARFQTPGALGVTVDYSDMDKPAFNIDFGEAAFNDPSNYGFTLLERTTRERAKDKETSVKFDVAREFALSNGTLEVKSGAKLRQRDKTLAFQYDIYDDYDGDFTLADVAGSPSYGLADLGVVPALDRARAFIAVNGLGAFELNELDTAFASTVEGYEADEQILAGYLMGKYQSGPLRVIGGVRVEKTELNANGNRAELVEEGAIVDGLPLDEDTLFVTPVSISKDYTDVLPSLNIRYDVSDKIVARFGAFQSIVRPSFGKMAPRFIIEENDDNERTGEFGNPDLDPYRATNFDATLEYYFSPEAVIQGGVFYKKIDDFIVDAEFLSGEFNGIAYDEATIPINGDTAEVRGFEFSYAQAFTMLPAPFDGLVTNLNYTYTDAEGDVLTEDGSRSIPLPTSAEHTYNIVLGYEKGPISLRLSGAGRSSYLDELGSDPEADRYVKPHFQVDASAKYRINQNFQLFAEMVNINDATYTAYQKRPEGDRLLQYEEYGWTAKFGFKANF, encoded by the coding sequence ATGTTCGATTCTACTTTCCTTGGCCGGGGTCTGACCGCCCGGTTGCTCGCATCCAGTATTCTGGCAACTGCCATCGCCGTTCCTGCCGCAATGGCCGGCACGGTGACGGGCGAAGTCGCTGACTCCAGCGGCACGCGGTCGCTTCGCGGCGCAGAAGTGACGCTTGTGGAGCTCAATCAGAGTGCTGAGGTTGGTCAGGATGGCTCCTACCGCTTCGTTAACGTGCCGGCTGGCACCTACACGCTGCGCGTTCGTTATCCGGGTGCAGAGGAACAGACCCGCGTGATCACGCTCGTTGACAACGCTGCGACGGTTGAATCCTTTGCGCTTGCGCCACGCGGCGCGCAGGGCGATACGGCCGTCATGGACACGGTGCTTGTGATCGGTCAGCAAGCGAACCTGCTCAACGCTCTGGCCCGTCAGCGCGCATCCGATACGGTCGATACCGTTCTCAGCCGCGATGCTATTGGTCAGTTCCCGGACCAGAACGTGGCAGAAGCCCTGCGCCGCGCGCCTGGCTTGAATGTTCTGAACGACCAGGGCGAAGGCCGCTTCGTCTCGGTGCGCGGTCTTGACCCGAACCTCAACTCCGCCTCGATCAACGGCAACCGCGTCCTGGCAACCGGCGGTGACGAGCGCGCTGTGGCCCTGGACGTAATCCCGTCGGAACTCATCGAGTCGATCGAGATCAAGAAATCCCTTACCCCGGACATGGATGCTGACACCATCGGTGGCTCGATCGAGATCAACACGACCTCTGCTTTCGACCGGAAGAAAGATCTCTTCTCGATGTCGTTTGAGGGGTCCTACAACGATCTCAACGGCAAGACTTCGCCGAAAGGCTCCATCGACTTCATCAAGCTGATTGGGGATCGAGTGGGTCTATCGGGCGGCTTTAGCTACTACGACCGCCAATTCTCCACCGACAATATCGAGATGGATGGCTGGCAGGACGATGGCTACGCCGAAGACCTCGAATACCGCGACTATGATGTCCGCCGCGAGCGCTACGGCTTCACGCTGGGCGCCGATTTCCGCGCAACCGAGAACACCAATCTCTATGTTCGCGGCCTCTATTCCAAATTCGACGACACTGAACTGCGCCGCCGCTTGGTTTTCGGTTTTGACGAGCCGACTTCGATCGATGGCAACTCGGCATCGTTCGACTCTGCGGACGGCCGCATCCAGGTTCGCCGCGACCTCAAGGACCGCCGCGAAATCCAGACCATCCGCACCGTGTCGGCTGGCGGTGAAACCGTCAGCGGTCCGTGGACGGTGAACTATGACATCGCTTATTCGGAAGCAGACCAGACCGAAGATGGCTCGCTTGATCCGATGCGCTTCCAGGCCCGCTTCCAGACGCCGGGCGCGCTCGGTGTGACGGTTGACTATTCCGACATGGACAAGCCTGCCTTTAACATCGACTTCGGCGAGGCCGCATTCAACGACCCGTCCAATTACGGATTTACGCTCCTTGAGCGGACGACCAGGGAGCGTGCCAAGGACAAGGAAACCTCCGTCAAGTTTGACGTGGCCCGTGAGTTTGCGCTTTCCAACGGTACGCTGGAAGTGAAGTCCGGCGCCAAGCTGCGCCAGCGCGACAAGACGCTCGCCTTCCAGTACGATATCTATGACGACTATGATGGCGATTTTACGCTGGCCGATGTCGCCGGTTCGCCTTCCTATGGTTTGGCAGATCTGGGCGTTGTTCCGGCGCTCGATCGTGCGCGTGCCTTCATCGCGGTCAACGGTCTCGGCGCCTTCGAGCTGAATGAACTCGACACCGCATTTGCTTCGACAGTAGAGGGATATGAAGCAGACGAGCAGATCCTGGCCGGCTACCTGATGGGCAAGTACCAGTCGGGTCCGCTCCGGGTGATCGGCGGCGTGCGCGTTGAGAAGACCGAGCTGAACGCAAACGGCAACCGTGCAGAGCTGGTTGAAGAGGGCGCAATCGTTGACGGCCTGCCGCTCGACGAAGACACCCTGTTCGTGACGCCTGTCTCGATCAGCAAGGACTACACGGATGTACTCCCCAGCCTGAACATTCGTTACGATGTGAGCGACAAGATTGTCGCCCGCTTCGGCGCGTTCCAGTCGATCGTCCGTCCGAGCTTCGGCAAGATGGCCCCCCGCTTCATCATCGAAGAGAATGATGACAATGAGCGCACGGGCGAATTCGGAAATCCGGATCTTGATCCCTATCGCGCCACCAACTTTGACGCGACGCTGGAGTATTACTTCTCTCCGGAAGCCGTGATCCAGGGCGGCGTCTTCTACAAGAAGATCGACGACTTCATCGTGGACGCGGAATTCCTCAGCGGCGAGTTCAACGGCATCGCCTATGACGAAGCGACCATCCCGATCAACGGCGACACAGCCGAGGTTCGCGGGTTTGAGTTCTCTTACGCACAAGCCTTCACGATGCTTCCGGCACCGTTCGACGGCCTGGTGACGAACCTGAACTACACCTACACCGACGCTGAAGGTGACGTTTTGACGGAAGACGGCTCTCGCTCCATTCCGCTGCCGACCTCTGCCGAGCACACCTACAACATAGTCCTGGGCTATGAGAAAGGTCCGATCAGCCTGCGTCTTTCGGGCGCTGGCCGGTCTTCCTATCTCGATGAGCTTGGCAGCGATCCGGAAGCGGATCGTTACGTGAAGCCGCACTTCCAGGTGGACGCTTCGGCGAAGTATCGCATCAATCAGAACTTCCAGCTGTTCGCGGAAATGGTGAACATCAACGATGCGACCTACACCGCTTACCAGAAGCGTCCGGAAGGCGACCGCCTTCTGCAGTATGAAGAGTATGGTTGGACGGCGAAGTTCGGCTTCAAGGCCAACTTCTAG
- a CDS encoding potassium/proton antiporter: MFDAVNIAILIGAALVSLAALTSLVSQRFGAPLLLVFLGIGLLAGEDGLLGINFDSGYAAYFIGSLALAIILFDSGFETSFRSYRVAAAPALSLATVGVLLTAGLTGVAAHFLFGAGWLEAFLLGSIIASTDAAAVFFLLRAGGIRLRERVGATLEIESGANDPMAIFLTILLIELIAAGASTDSLFGLHIFLSFIQQMGLGVIFGIAGGFGISWLLNKLVNLDPGLYPISGLAAALVVFAVCALFGGSGFLAAYVAGVVAGNRKVRFAHRLRRFQVGMTWLAQIGMFLALGLLATPSEFGRILIPALVLSAVLIFVARPLAVWLCLIPFGFKSRETLFTSWVGLRGAVSILLAILPGLSGIENGSFYFNVVFVMVLVSLLVQGWTLQPAAKALNMSLPTEQGLVDRVELELRGGAEMELVGYKIHPDSAIAKGERVPRWARPAMVIRDGLSYSIHTIGPLQANDQVYLFSSLRRVRLLDQIYAGPSDETVTESDIQFRMKGSTRMTDLIKQYGLDDVEGHEGLTAGQFLDQAFDGNPVIGDRVSIGDVELVVCALDEAGDVSTVGIVIGEEDPGTGALIADMLSQAWKKLNALRPGRRNSVDTDTERARNVGESP; this comes from the coding sequence CTGTTTGATGCTGTCAACATCGCTATTCTGATCGGTGCGGCACTGGTCTCCCTTGCCGCCCTGACGAGCCTTGTATCGCAGCGTTTTGGCGCCCCCTTGCTTCTCGTTTTCCTGGGCATTGGCCTGCTGGCGGGCGAAGACGGCCTTCTGGGCATCAATTTTGACAGTGGGTATGCCGCCTATTTTATCGGCTCGCTGGCGCTTGCCATCATTTTGTTTGACAGCGGATTTGAAACATCGTTTCGCAGCTATCGCGTGGCCGCCGCGCCGGCGCTAAGCTTGGCGACGGTGGGCGTTCTTCTGACAGCGGGACTGACGGGAGTTGCCGCGCACTTCCTGTTCGGGGCCGGATGGCTTGAAGCGTTCCTGCTTGGCTCGATCATCGCGTCGACGGACGCGGCGGCTGTGTTCTTCCTCCTGAGGGCAGGGGGCATACGCCTGCGCGAGCGCGTGGGCGCGACGCTGGAGATCGAATCCGGGGCCAACGACCCGATGGCGATCTTCCTCACCATCCTGCTGATCGAGCTGATCGCGGCGGGGGCCAGCACCGACTCCCTGTTTGGGCTCCACATCTTCCTGAGCTTCATTCAACAGATGGGTCTGGGCGTCATCTTCGGCATCGCGGGCGGGTTCGGTATATCCTGGTTGCTCAACAAGCTGGTGAACCTCGATCCGGGGCTCTATCCGATTTCGGGCCTTGCGGCCGCGCTGGTGGTGTTTGCGGTCTGTGCGCTGTTTGGCGGTAGCGGCTTCCTGGCGGCCTATGTTGCCGGTGTGGTGGCGGGCAATCGCAAGGTGCGGTTTGCGCACCGGTTGCGCCGGTTCCAGGTGGGCATGACCTGGTTGGCGCAGATCGGGATGTTCCTTGCGCTTGGCCTGCTGGCGACGCCGTCCGAGTTCGGCCGCATATTGATCCCGGCGCTAGTGCTGTCGGCAGTGCTGATCTTTGTGGCCCGGCCACTGGCTGTCTGGCTTTGCCTCATCCCGTTCGGGTTCAAGTCGCGGGAGACGCTGTTCACGAGTTGGGTGGGTCTGCGCGGCGCTGTGTCGATCCTGCTGGCGATCCTGCCGGGCCTGTCCGGCATCGAGAATGGCAGCTTCTATTTCAACGTCGTGTTCGTGATGGTGCTCGTCTCTCTGCTGGTGCAGGGCTGGACGCTGCAACCGGCCGCCAAGGCGCTCAACATGAGCCTGCCGACCGAGCAGGGGCTGGTCGACCGGGTGGAGTTGGAGCTGCGCGGTGGCGCGGAGATGGAACTGGTCGGCTACAAGATCCATCCCGACAGCGCGATTGCGAAGGGCGAGCGTGTGCCGCGCTGGGCGCGTCCGGCGATGGTGATCCGCGACGGGCTGTCTTATTCAATCCATACGATCGGGCCGCTTCAGGCCAATGATCAGGTCTACCTTTTCTCGTCGTTGCGCCGGGTGCGTCTGCTTGACCAGATCTATGCCGGTCCCTCGGATGAGACTGTCACGGAATCCGATATCCAGTTTCGGATGAAAGGTTCCACACGGATGACCGACCTCATCAAGCAGTATGGCCTTGATGATGTGGAAGGTCATGAAGGGCTGACAGCGGGCCAGTTCCTCGATCAGGCCTTCGATGGAAATCCGGTGATCGGAGACAGGGTATCGATCGGGGACGTGGAGTTGGTTGTCTGCGCGCTGGACGAAGCGGGTGATGTGAGCACAGTCGGCATCGTGATCGGTGAGGAAGACCCCGGCACGGGCGCGCTGATAGCGGACATGTTGAGCCAGGCCTGGAAGAAGTTGAACGCGCTGCGACCGGGCAGGCGTAATTCGGTAGACACCGATACAGAAAGAGCCAGAAATGTTGGCGAGAGCCCATAA
- a CDS encoding efflux transporter outer membrane subunit gives MAEKAFTRYACLSGAAVIAFVLAGCASVPPAPKAEPPHASGDAFRAVTNPGPVSSEWWTGFDDPLLAELVRTSLDASPLLKGADFSVAGAEASLRLALLGTSPTASSRAGATVARPTGANADTLTASATGTLAASWELDAFGRIASQVEAARYDVSAARELRRDVAVSLASETALAYIDLRTAETRLEVSRGNAQSQSEGLALIRTLFDNGRATQLDLDQAEAQYRTTLANQPVYEAAREAALSRLAALTAAPATNPDSLMALVSSGPGIIPALNAPLAAGSPEDLLRRRPDIRVAEARVGAALALGDAARADLFPRITLNASLLGLVRNTGVALSDESIGFDFGPAISWAGPDLRGVYANIDITDARTGQVLANYEATVLDALADAETALTGLSSEQRRTADLEAALASARRALDLARLRYQEGLDSYLNVLDAQRSLLDAEDRLAVNRADTARAAVRAYRSLGGIWTDEELAAYRAE, from the coding sequence ATGGCTGAAAAAGCATTTACCCGGTACGCGTGCCTGAGCGGCGCAGCGGTGATCGCGTTTGTTCTGGCGGGCTGCGCCTCTGTGCCACCTGCGCCCAAAGCTGAGCCCCCGCATGCGTCCGGGGACGCTTTCCGAGCCGTCACCAATCCCGGCCCTGTTTCCAGCGAATGGTGGACCGGCTTTGATGATCCCCTTCTGGCCGAACTCGTCCGCACATCGCTCGATGCCTCCCCTCTTCTCAAAGGCGCCGATTTCTCCGTCGCAGGCGCTGAGGCCTCACTTCGCCTTGCCCTGCTGGGCACAAGCCCCACCGCCAGCAGCCGCGCCGGCGCAACAGTCGCCCGCCCGACTGGGGCGAACGCCGATACCCTGACCGCCAGCGCCACTGGCACGCTCGCCGCCAGTTGGGAACTCGACGCATTCGGCCGTATCGCCTCCCAGGTTGAAGCCGCCCGTTACGACGTGTCCGCTGCCCGCGAACTTCGCCGCGATGTGGCTGTCTCGCTCGCCTCGGAAACTGCCCTTGCCTATATTGACCTGCGCACAGCCGAGACGCGCCTCGAAGTCAGCCGCGGCAATGCGCAGAGCCAGTCCGAAGGCCTCGCCCTCATCCGCACCCTGTTCGATAATGGCCGCGCGACTCAGCTCGATCTTGATCAGGCAGAAGCCCAGTATCGCACGACCCTCGCCAACCAACCGGTGTACGAGGCCGCCCGCGAAGCCGCCCTTAGTCGCCTGGCGGCCCTGACTGCCGCGCCGGCGACCAATCCGGACAGCCTCATGGCGCTTGTTTCGTCAGGCCCCGGTATCATTCCTGCGCTAAATGCCCCGCTGGCCGCTGGCTCTCCGGAAGACCTGCTACGCCGGCGCCCGGATATCCGCGTGGCCGAAGCCCGGGTCGGCGCCGCGCTCGCGCTTGGCGACGCGGCTCGGGCAGACCTCTTCCCGCGCATTACGCTGAACGCCAGCCTGCTGGGTCTCGTGCGCAACACTGGCGTTGCGCTCAGCGACGAGAGCATCGGTTTCGATTTCGGCCCCGCCATCAGCTGGGCCGGCCCGGACCTGCGCGGCGTTTACGCAAATATCGACATTACTGACGCCCGCACGGGCCAGGTGCTTGCCAATTACGAGGCTACGGTTCTTGATGCTCTGGCAGATGCCGAAACGGCGCTGACGGGCCTCTCCTCCGAACAGCGCCGCACCGCTGATCTCGAAGCAGCCCTTGCCTCTGCGCGCAGAGCGCTCGATCTGGCCCGCCTCAGATATCAGGAAGGCCTTGATAGCTACCTCAACGTCCTCGACGCGCAGCGCTCGCTGCTCGACGCGGAAGACCGCCTTGCGGTAAACAGGGCCGATACGGCCCGAGCCGCCGTCCGCGCCTACAGAAGTCTGGGCGGGATATGGACCGACGAAGAACTCGCCGCCTACCGGGCGGAATAG
- a CDS encoding efflux RND transporter periplasmic adaptor subunit — protein sequence MLKLSRPTILKAAGAALLVAALVATPALTQQRTGGAGGQAGGPPPSSVFVEPIREQTFSSRVEAIGTLEPNERADLTLTATDRVTAIFFEDGDRVKKGKTLLSLAQREQVALVESAEADLAQANIDLTRIQPLAEQGAVSASELDVARRNVNTAAAQLRAVQSRQNDRVLIAPFDGVLGFRRVSVGSLVRPGDVVATLIDDSVMRLEFAVPSTYLRVLRPGLEIQASTSDLPGQTFTGTVDSIDNAIDPVTRSVRVRAKVPNPAGILTSGMYMSVNLMAEPRRALAIPEVALQPRGPETFVWVADTSGAAPVARRVKIEPGLRHEGRVEVVSGLEPGQLIISEGTMRLREGAVVKIEDKAILQPGSTKASSSAAGGPVVNGR from the coding sequence ATGTTGAAGCTGAGCCGACCGACCATCCTGAAAGCCGCTGGCGCTGCCCTCCTGGTCGCCGCCCTTGTGGCCACCCCTGCCCTCACCCAGCAGCGCACCGGCGGCGCGGGCGGTCAGGCTGGCGGCCCGCCGCCAAGCAGCGTGTTTGTCGAACCCATCCGGGAGCAGACCTTCTCGAGCCGCGTCGAAGCCATCGGCACGCTGGAACCGAATGAGCGCGCAGACCTCACACTGACGGCGACCGACCGGGTCACAGCCATCTTCTTTGAAGACGGCGACCGCGTGAAGAAAGGCAAGACGCTGCTTTCCCTCGCCCAGCGTGAGCAGGTAGCGCTGGTCGAGTCCGCTGAAGCAGATCTCGCTCAGGCCAATATCGATCTGACCCGCATCCAACCGCTTGCCGAGCAAGGCGCCGTTTCGGCCTCTGAACTCGATGTCGCTCGCCGCAATGTCAACACCGCAGCTGCCCAGTTGCGCGCTGTCCAGTCGCGCCAGAACGACCGTGTCCTGATCGCTCCGTTTGATGGTGTTCTCGGCTTCCGCCGTGTCAGCGTCGGCTCGCTCGTCCGCCCCGGTGATGTCGTGGCCACCCTGATTGATGACAGCGTCATGCGCCTCGAGTTTGCCGTTCCGTCTACATATCTTCGTGTGCTGCGTCCGGGTCTCGAAATCCAGGCATCAACCAGCGATCTTCCCGGCCAGACCTTCACCGGCACAGTCGACTCCATCGACAACGCCATCGATCCGGTCACCCGCTCGGTACGCGTCCGCGCCAAGGTGCCTAATCCGGCCGGCATCCTCACCTCAGGCATGTATATGTCCGTCAATCTGATGGCCGAGCCGCGCCGCGCGCTGGCCATCCCGGAAGTGGCGCTCCAGCCGCGTGGTCCTGAGACCTTTGTCTGGGTGGCCGACACCAGCGGCGCCGCTCCCGTCGCCCGCCGTGTGAAGATCGAGCCGGGCCTGCGCCATGAAGGCCGCGTGGAAGTTGTCTCCGGGCTTGAGCCTGGCCAACTGATCATTTCCGAAGGCACGATGCGACTGCGCGAAGGCGCCGTGGTCAAGATTGAAGACAAGGCGATCCTCCAGCCTGGCTCTACCAAGGCAAGCAGCTCTGCTGCCGGCGGTCCCGTCGTGAACGGGAGATAA